The following are encoded together in the Babylonia areolata isolate BAREFJ2019XMU chromosome 18, ASM4173473v1, whole genome shotgun sequence genome:
- the LOC143292811 gene encoding uncharacterized protein LOC143292811 isoform X1 — translation MACLVESNSVVDSTSGGGSWSSLYGGGGGKAGKFDPDAIQIIHCIYCKDCRMEKLAAEQQAREAQQQQQQQQDQQQGESMAPGDPSAGQLSEGDPGEAVSPTSPQMLLDEGSLQHTMENNKEVLKRKLMLRRSVNELVERGIYPPLKTPPAFAGQQKQLERAKTGDLLRHKIQHRPDRSELVKQHILEDTGTLDPSLVGRQRELKRARLLDGLSHKLIHRPGPLELVQGNILVSSDELSDAIKDGKVQFSKTCEGEDPNNRMRHFTFDEESISSDDVPSPPVDDSSQSDISSPNSLPSASELSSSLQRSTVGLGSAFSSKGVQLVSLSTGGFHATSPPSALPSSPEVVGPSISGLCTVTSKPTPSSSSSSSYTSTSPSGGVGKVRPKKNKQKPASKAKVIKFHEYKGPPNVVKNQSQSGKDSETPYHIMLQQQQLFLQWQLEFKQKNMPQVVPTTSPQKLAPDTAGLVLGGMAQCAASPPSATATTMVVTTPVMSTTQPFSTLLSPPTGQLSPPSTTTTTTSPITRPPPPPPPPPPPPPLPPPTASGAASSTSSRQIPSQGTKANPVSIAALTMPKITVNLEELKVADLKAELKKRNLPVSGSKPQLIERLKPYTEVSAGGVPNNMVARSPLGSKNPSPSPPRPAPTPTPPSSLQIKKEPGSDALLQTCSMTSPLSGSNNPLVSNFAMKLKKEEPMTTGTNSPPPPPTSSPAAMEGGGGDMGVRSPDMFSITSPPPPVNLTFSSSVLSSSPQPESSSSSAPTPTPMLCGGGGVGHQPMEQSRPPSAMEPEAMETESMEVGTTHLSDFKAITVPISQLPASIAKPALTPAQQQQVNAQTALLQLEQLQQLQAQVNSQQLQIKEAQAAGQQVALSTTPLTGQPQVLQIHTQPQSQPLLSQSSLPIGTSILPCVSLPGGGGGAAGGSPGAALPTQISAATMRSLGLNLASPPPPPPPPPTLNGTISLAAEGDEMVKAQAKKIQELQRQLQESQLQLHLTMIQQQQQLLLHQQQQLQGQPMLQVQLPQVAAAHTSSQSHLAQQQLVSPTGQTIIAQPQVSPQPTLDLATALQQQQQLQQQQQQQQQQNQQQQTMNSQPLQLSPVTCVQPASSLVNTVQFSLTKLGTTSAGNSILLPSSATTAASTTTTVQSVVNPTSQAPPQVTLANKQISIPTNFLLQTSQQQQQQQHQQQQQQQQQQQQQQQQQQQQQQQQQQQQQQQQQQQQQQAPQLFQQSLLNSMPVAVTSAGGNTIDSGSSLSDFLKKHAMNQGAAKSIMNFSTAATTSTSAPFVFSSTPPKVTLASVNGLNTVSRTVSLPGSLTEAQKQQMSRSPSNPFFSIPLKEPPKYDEAMRSKHHQASSIAVGKGVSGGKGSPGVASPASGSSQQELTKCQAMDDVLEILIRNGDLPPSAADEPLPTPKATEAGPVAGGITGNTSVSQPASMAVVFTSSPSSFSVNVPSSMPSQSPYESISPMPAITMPHSPADMLEGDSMLVSTVDPKSLDSMALGSSSPPGVKVQPPDHRGMSLNSELLDLQEMLSGDLNAMDWSSDAGFVGLDVGEASKHIGVCSTSSMGGGDSGMGSSLENTLSVPSTSNDRNSRSSVNGSEPDLTSLGLQEGDRDTDMTAMSMQIDVSDWLDVIMPSSGLTPLSTNAPVSFSADPVLTPKTQQEVLDLFNFEDSDSVFAPSSEHAGGLSFDRLADASTSSR, via the exons ACTGGAGATTTACTGAGACATAAAATCCAACACCGCCCAGACAGAAGTGAACTGGTGAAACAGCATATTCTTGAAG ACACAGGCACTCTTGACCCCTCCTTGGTGGGACGGCAACGGGAGTTGAAGCGAGCACGGTTGTTGGACGGTCTGAGTCACAAGTTGATCCACAGACCTGGGCCTTTGGAGCTGGTGCAAGGCAACATCCTGGTGTCTTCTGACGAACTCAGCGACGCCATTAAAG ATGGAAAGGTTCAGTTCAGCAAGACCTGTGAAGGTGAGGACCCCAACAACCGCATGCGGCACTTCACGTTTGATGAGGAGAGCATCAGCAGCGACGATGTACCGTCCCCTCCAGTGGACGACTCGAGCCAGTCAGACATCAGCAGCCCCAACTCCTTGCCCTCGGCATCGGAGCTGTCTTCCTCACTGCAGAGGAGCACGGTGGGCCTGGGCTCGGCGTTCAGCTCCAAGGGGGTGCAGCTGGTGTCCCTGTCCACGGGGGGGTTCCACGCCACCAGCCCCCCCTCAGCGCTGCCCTCCTCACCTGAAGTAGTCGGGCCTTCGATCTCAGGGCTATGCACCGTCACCTCCAAGcccaccccgtcctcctcctcctcttcctcatacaCCAGCACCAGCCCCAGCGGCGGTGTGGGAAAGGTCCGGCCcaagaagaacaaacagaagcCGGCATCCAAGGCCAAGGTGATCAAGTTCCACGAATACAAAGGTCCACCCAACGTGGTGAAGAACCAGTCGCAGAGCGGCAAGGACTCAGAGACCCCTTATCACAttatgctgcagcagcagcagctgttccTGCAGTGGCAGCTGGAGTTCAAGCAGAAGAACATGCCCCAGGTGGtgcccaccacctccccacagaAGCTGGCCCCGGACACGGCGGGCCTGGTCTTGGGGGGGATGGCCCAGTGCGCCGCCTCCCCACCCTctgccactgccaccaccatgGTGGTCACCACCCCTGTCATGTCCACCACCCAGCCCTTCAGCACTCTGCTGTCTCCCCCTACTGGACAGctttcacccccctccaccaccaccaccaccacctcccccatcacccgccctcctccccctcccccacccccgcctcctccacctccccttccaccacccaccgCTTCAGGTGCAGCATCCTCCACATCCAGTCGGCAGATTCCCAGTCAAGGCACCAAGGCTAACCCTGTGTCGATAGCTGCTCTGACAATGCCTAAAATAACGGTTAACTTAGAGGAACTCAAAGTAGCTGATCTGAAGGCGGAGCTGAAGAAGAGGAATCTGCCTGTGTCCGGATCCAAGCCCCAGCTGATCGAAAGACTGAAGCCTTACACAGAAGTGTCAGCCGGGGGCGTCCCCAACAACATGGTGGCCAGGTCCCCTCTGGGGTCCAAGAACCCTTCCCCAAGCCCCCCGcggcctgcccccacccccaccccacccagctccCTGCAGATCAAGAAGGAGCCAGGGTCAGATGCATTGCTGCAGACATGCTCCATGACCTCCCCCTTGTCCGGCAGCAACAACCCCCTGGTGTCTAACTTTGCCATGAAGCTGAAGAAAGAGGAGCCCATGACCACTGGGaccaactccccccctccaccccccacctcctccccagctgccatggagggtggtggaggggacatGGGAGTCAGGTCGCCAGACATGTTCAGCAtcacctccccgcccccgcctGTCAACCTCACCTTCAGCAGCTCCGTGCTCAGCAGCAGCCCCCAGCcggagtcctcctcctcctcagcccccACTCCGACCCCCATGCTGtgcgggggtggcggggtgggtcaCCAGCCTATGGAGCAGTCCCGACCCCCCTCGGCCATGGAGCCAGAGGCTATGGAGACGGAGTCCATGGAGGTGGGGACCACTCACCTGTCGGACTTCAAGGCCATCACTGTGCCCATCTCCCAGCTGCCAGCCAGCATCGCCAAGCCCGCTCTGACACCTGCCCAGCAGCAGCAG GTGAACGCCCAGACAGCCTTGCTCCAGCTGGAGCAGCTGCAGCAGCTCCAGGCCCAGGTAAACAGCCAGCAGCTGCAGATCAAGGAGGCCCAGGCGGCGGGGCAGCAGGTGGCGCTGTCCACCACACCGCTAACCGGCCAGCCGCAGGTGCTGCAGATCCACACCCAGCCCCAGTCCCAGCCCCTCCTGTCccagtcctccctccccatcgGCACCAGCATCCTGCCCTGCGTCAGTctgccggggggagggggaggggccgcAGGGGGGTCGCCTGGTGCTGCCCTGCCCACCCAGATCAGCGCAGCCACCATGCGCTCCCTGGGCCTGAACCTggcctccccaccaccaccaccaccaccaccacccaccctgaaCGGGACCATCAGTCTGGCGGCAGAGGGAGACGAGATGGTGAAGGCCCAGGCCAAGAAGATCCAGGAGCTCCAGCGACAGCTGCAGGAGTCCCAGCTGCAGCTGCACCTGACCAtgatccagcagcagcagcagctcttgctgcaccaacagcagcagctccAGGGACAGCCCATGCTGCAGGTACAACTGCCACAGGTCGCTGCCGCCCACACCTCCAGCCAGTCACACCTGGCACAG CAACAACTTGTGTCACCAACGGGGCAGACCATCATCGCACAGCCTCAGGTGTCCCCTCAGCCAACTCTGGACCTTGCTACAGccctgcagcagcaacagcagctgcagcagcagcagcaacaacaacaacaacagaaccagcagCAACAGACCATGAACTCTCAGCCGCTGCAGTTGTCCCCGGTGACATGTGTGCAGCCAGCGTCCAGCCTGGTGAACACGGTGCAGTTCAGCTTGACCAAGCTGGGCACCACCTCTGCAGGGAACTCCATCCTGCTGCCGTCTTCGGCCACCACcgccgcctccaccaccaccactgtccagtCTGTTGTCAACCCCACCAGCCAGGCCCCGCCCCAGGTCACCCTGGCCAACAAACAGATCAGCATCCCCACCAACTTCCTCCTTCAGacatcacagcagcagcagcagcagcagcaccaacaacaacaacaacagcaacaacaacaacaacaacaacagcagcagcagcagcagcagcagcaacaacaacaacaacagcaacaacagcaacaacaacagcagcagcaacaggctCCACAGCTTTTTCAGCAGAGCTTGTTGAACAGCATGCCTGTTGCTGTGACATCTGCAGGAGGAAACACCATTGACAGTGGCTCTAGCTTGAGTGACTTTCTGAAAAAGCATGCGATGAATCAGGGTGCAGCCAAGTCCATCATGAACTTCTCCACTGCAGCCACCACCAGTACCAGTGCACCCTTTGTgttctcttccaccccacccaagGTGACCTTGGCATCTGTCAACGGGCTCAACACAGTCAG TCGTACAGTGTCCCTGCCAGGCAGTTTGACGGAGGCGCAGAAGCAGCAGATGTCTCGCAGCCCCTCCAaccctttcttttccattccgCTGAAGGAGCCTCCCAAGTACGACGAGGCCATGCGCAGCAAGCATCACCAGGCT AGCTCCATAGCAGTGGGGAAGGGAGTGAGTGGGGGCAAAGGGAGTCCCGGGGTGGCCAGCCCAGCCTCTGGCAGCAGCCAGCAGGAACTGACCAAGTGCCAGGCCATGGATGATGTGCTGGAGATCCTCATCAGGAATGGAG ATCTGCCTCCCAGTGCGGCGGAtgaaccccttcccacccccaaagCCACAGAGGCTGGTCCTGTGGCAGGAGGGATCACAGGAAACACCAGTGTCAGTCAGCCTGCCAGCATGGCTGTGGTGTTCACGTCcagcccctcctctttctctgtcaatgtCCCCTCCTCCATGCCCTCCCAAAGCCCCTACGAGTCCATCTCTCCCATGCCGGCCATAACCATGCCCCATTCCCCAGCAGACATGCTGGAGGGAGACAGCATGTTGGTCAGCACTGTGGACCCCAAGAGTCTGGACTCCATGGCCTTGGGCAGCAGTTCTCCTCCAGGGGTCAAGGTGCAGCCGCCTGACCACCGCGGCATGAGCCTCAACAGTGAACTGTTGGACCTGCAGGAGATGTTGTCGGGCGACCTCAATGCCATGGACTGGAGCTCTGATGCTGGCTTTGTGGGCCTGGATGTGGGAGAGGCCAGCAAGCACATCGGGGTCTGCTCCACCAGCAGCATGGGTGGTGGGGACAGCGGCATGGGGTCCTCCTTAGAGAACACTCTCAGCGTCCCGTCCACGTCCAATGACCGCAACTCCCGGAGCAGCGTGAACGGGTCAGAGCCGGACTTGACATCGCTAGGCCTCCAGGAAGGGGACAGGGACACGGATATGACGGCCATGAGCATGCAGATTGATGTGTCAGACTGGCTGGACGTCATCATGCCCAGCTCCGGGCTGACCCCTCTCAGTACCAATGCtccagtctctttctctgcagACCCCGTCCTCACCCCCAAAACCCAGCAGGAAGTGTTGGACTTGTTCAACTTTGaggacagtgacagtgtcttcGCTCCCTCCTCGGAGCATGCTGGGGGGTTGTCATTTGACAGGTTGGCTGATGCTAGCACCAGCTCTAGgtag
- the LOC143292811 gene encoding uncharacterized protein LOC143292811 isoform X3, translating to MEKLAAEQQAREAQQQQQQQQDQQQGESMAPGDPSAGQLSEGDPGEAVSPTSPQMLLDEGSLQHTMENNKEVLKRKLMLRRSVNELVERGIYPPLKTPPAFAGQQKQLERAKTGDLLRHKIQHRPDRSELVKQHILEDTGTLDPSLVGRQRELKRARLLDGLSHKLIHRPGPLELVQGNILVSSDELSDAIKDGKVQFSKTCEGEDPNNRMRHFTFDEESISSDDVPSPPVDDSSQSDISSPNSLPSASELSSSLQRSTVGLGSAFSSKGVQLVSLSTGGFHATSPPSALPSSPEVVGPSISGLCTVTSKPTPSSSSSSSYTSTSPSGGVGKVRPKKNKQKPASKAKVIKFHEYKGPPNVVKNQSQSGKDSETPYHIMLQQQQLFLQWQLEFKQKNMPQVVPTTSPQKLAPDTAGLVLGGMAQCAASPPSATATTMVVTTPVMSTTQPFSTLLSPPTGQLSPPSTTTTTTSPITRPPPPPPPPPPPPPLPPPTASGAASSTSSRQIPSQGTKANPVSIAALTMPKITVNLEELKVADLKAELKKRNLPVSGSKPQLIERLKPYTEVSAGGVPNNMVARSPLGSKNPSPSPPRPAPTPTPPSSLQIKKEPGSDALLQTCSMTSPLSGSNNPLVSNFAMKLKKEEPMTTGTNSPPPPPTSSPAAMEGGGGDMGVRSPDMFSITSPPPPVNLTFSSSVLSSSPQPESSSSSAPTPTPMLCGGGGVGHQPMEQSRPPSAMEPEAMETESMEVGTTHLSDFKAITVPISQLPASIAKPALTPAQQQQVNAQTALLQLEQLQQLQAQVNSQQLQIKEAQAAGQQVALSTTPLTGQPQVLQIHTQPQSQPLLSQSSLPIGTSILPCVSLPGGGGGAAGGSPGAALPTQISAATMRSLGLNLASPPPPPPPPPTLNGTISLAAEGDEMVKAQAKKIQELQRQLQESQLQLHLTMIQQQQQLLLHQQQQLQGQPMLQVQLPQVAAAHTSSQSHLAQQQLVSPTGQTIIAQPQVSPQPTLDLATALQQQQQLQQQQQQQQQQNQQQQTMNSQPLQLSPVTCVQPASSLVNTVQFSLTKLGTTSAGNSILLPSSATTAASTTTTVQSVVNPTSQAPPQVTLANKQISIPTNFLLQTSQQQQQQQHQQQQQQQQQQQQQQQQQQQQQQQQQQQQQQQQQQQQQQAPQLFQQSLLNSMPVAVTSAGGNTIDSGSSLSDFLKKHAMNQGAAKSIMNFSTAATTSTSAPFVFSSTPPKVTLASVNGLNTVSRTVSLPGSLTEAQKQQMSRSPSNPFFSIPLKEPPKYDEAMRSKHHQASSIAVGKGVSGGKGSPGVASPASGSSQQELTKCQAMDDVLEILIRNGDLPPSAADEPLPTPKATEAGPVAGGITGNTSVSQPASMAVVFTSSPSSFSVNVPSSMPSQSPYESISPMPAITMPHSPADMLEGDSMLVSTVDPKSLDSMALGSSSPPGVKVQPPDHRGMSLNSELLDLQEMLSGDLNAMDWSSDAGFVGLDVGEASKHIGVCSTSSMGGGDSGMGSSLENTLSVPSTSNDRNSRSSVNGSEPDLTSLGLQEGDRDTDMTAMSMQIDVSDWLDVIMPSSGLTPLSTNAPVSFSADPVLTPKTQQEVLDLFNFEDSDSVFAPSSEHAGGLSFDRLADASTSSR from the exons ACTGGAGATTTACTGAGACATAAAATCCAACACCGCCCAGACAGAAGTGAACTGGTGAAACAGCATATTCTTGAAG ACACAGGCACTCTTGACCCCTCCTTGGTGGGACGGCAACGGGAGTTGAAGCGAGCACGGTTGTTGGACGGTCTGAGTCACAAGTTGATCCACAGACCTGGGCCTTTGGAGCTGGTGCAAGGCAACATCCTGGTGTCTTCTGACGAACTCAGCGACGCCATTAAAG ATGGAAAGGTTCAGTTCAGCAAGACCTGTGAAGGTGAGGACCCCAACAACCGCATGCGGCACTTCACGTTTGATGAGGAGAGCATCAGCAGCGACGATGTACCGTCCCCTCCAGTGGACGACTCGAGCCAGTCAGACATCAGCAGCCCCAACTCCTTGCCCTCGGCATCGGAGCTGTCTTCCTCACTGCAGAGGAGCACGGTGGGCCTGGGCTCGGCGTTCAGCTCCAAGGGGGTGCAGCTGGTGTCCCTGTCCACGGGGGGGTTCCACGCCACCAGCCCCCCCTCAGCGCTGCCCTCCTCACCTGAAGTAGTCGGGCCTTCGATCTCAGGGCTATGCACCGTCACCTCCAAGcccaccccgtcctcctcctcctcttcctcatacaCCAGCACCAGCCCCAGCGGCGGTGTGGGAAAGGTCCGGCCcaagaagaacaaacagaagcCGGCATCCAAGGCCAAGGTGATCAAGTTCCACGAATACAAAGGTCCACCCAACGTGGTGAAGAACCAGTCGCAGAGCGGCAAGGACTCAGAGACCCCTTATCACAttatgctgcagcagcagcagctgttccTGCAGTGGCAGCTGGAGTTCAAGCAGAAGAACATGCCCCAGGTGGtgcccaccacctccccacagaAGCTGGCCCCGGACACGGCGGGCCTGGTCTTGGGGGGGATGGCCCAGTGCGCCGCCTCCCCACCCTctgccactgccaccaccatgGTGGTCACCACCCCTGTCATGTCCACCACCCAGCCCTTCAGCACTCTGCTGTCTCCCCCTACTGGACAGctttcacccccctccaccaccaccaccaccacctcccccatcacccgccctcctccccctcccccacccccgcctcctccacctccccttccaccacccaccgCTTCAGGTGCAGCATCCTCCACATCCAGTCGGCAGATTCCCAGTCAAGGCACCAAGGCTAACCCTGTGTCGATAGCTGCTCTGACAATGCCTAAAATAACGGTTAACTTAGAGGAACTCAAAGTAGCTGATCTGAAGGCGGAGCTGAAGAAGAGGAATCTGCCTGTGTCCGGATCCAAGCCCCAGCTGATCGAAAGACTGAAGCCTTACACAGAAGTGTCAGCCGGGGGCGTCCCCAACAACATGGTGGCCAGGTCCCCTCTGGGGTCCAAGAACCCTTCCCCAAGCCCCCCGcggcctgcccccacccccaccccacccagctccCTGCAGATCAAGAAGGAGCCAGGGTCAGATGCATTGCTGCAGACATGCTCCATGACCTCCCCCTTGTCCGGCAGCAACAACCCCCTGGTGTCTAACTTTGCCATGAAGCTGAAGAAAGAGGAGCCCATGACCACTGGGaccaactccccccctccaccccccacctcctccccagctgccatggagggtggtggaggggacatGGGAGTCAGGTCGCCAGACATGTTCAGCAtcacctccccgcccccgcctGTCAACCTCACCTTCAGCAGCTCCGTGCTCAGCAGCAGCCCCCAGCcggagtcctcctcctcctcagcccccACTCCGACCCCCATGCTGtgcgggggtggcggggtgggtcaCCAGCCTATGGAGCAGTCCCGACCCCCCTCGGCCATGGAGCCAGAGGCTATGGAGACGGAGTCCATGGAGGTGGGGACCACTCACCTGTCGGACTTCAAGGCCATCACTGTGCCCATCTCCCAGCTGCCAGCCAGCATCGCCAAGCCCGCTCTGACACCTGCCCAGCAGCAGCAG GTGAACGCCCAGACAGCCTTGCTCCAGCTGGAGCAGCTGCAGCAGCTCCAGGCCCAGGTAAACAGCCAGCAGCTGCAGATCAAGGAGGCCCAGGCGGCGGGGCAGCAGGTGGCGCTGTCCACCACACCGCTAACCGGCCAGCCGCAGGTGCTGCAGATCCACACCCAGCCCCAGTCCCAGCCCCTCCTGTCccagtcctccctccccatcgGCACCAGCATCCTGCCCTGCGTCAGTctgccggggggagggggaggggccgcAGGGGGGTCGCCTGGTGCTGCCCTGCCCACCCAGATCAGCGCAGCCACCATGCGCTCCCTGGGCCTGAACCTggcctccccaccaccaccaccaccaccaccacccaccctgaaCGGGACCATCAGTCTGGCGGCAGAGGGAGACGAGATGGTGAAGGCCCAGGCCAAGAAGATCCAGGAGCTCCAGCGACAGCTGCAGGAGTCCCAGCTGCAGCTGCACCTGACCAtgatccagcagcagcagcagctcttgctgcaccaacagcagcagctccAGGGACAGCCCATGCTGCAGGTACAACTGCCACAGGTCGCTGCCGCCCACACCTCCAGCCAGTCACACCTGGCACAG CAACAACTTGTGTCACCAACGGGGCAGACCATCATCGCACAGCCTCAGGTGTCCCCTCAGCCAACTCTGGACCTTGCTACAGccctgcagcagcaacagcagctgcagcagcagcagcaacaacaacaacaacagaaccagcagCAACAGACCATGAACTCTCAGCCGCTGCAGTTGTCCCCGGTGACATGTGTGCAGCCAGCGTCCAGCCTGGTGAACACGGTGCAGTTCAGCTTGACCAAGCTGGGCACCACCTCTGCAGGGAACTCCATCCTGCTGCCGTCTTCGGCCACCACcgccgcctccaccaccaccactgtccagtCTGTTGTCAACCCCACCAGCCAGGCCCCGCCCCAGGTCACCCTGGCCAACAAACAGATCAGCATCCCCACCAACTTCCTCCTTCAGacatcacagcagcagcagcagcagcagcaccaacaacaacaacaacagcaacaacaacaacaacaacaacagcagcagcagcagcagcagcagcaacaacaacaacaacagcaacaacagcaacaacaacagcagcagcaacaggctCCACAGCTTTTTCAGCAGAGCTTGTTGAACAGCATGCCTGTTGCTGTGACATCTGCAGGAGGAAACACCATTGACAGTGGCTCTAGCTTGAGTGACTTTCTGAAAAAGCATGCGATGAATCAGGGTGCAGCCAAGTCCATCATGAACTTCTCCACTGCAGCCACCACCAGTACCAGTGCACCCTTTGTgttctcttccaccccacccaagGTGACCTTGGCATCTGTCAACGGGCTCAACACAGTCAG TCGTACAGTGTCCCTGCCAGGCAGTTTGACGGAGGCGCAGAAGCAGCAGATGTCTCGCAGCCCCTCCAaccctttcttttccattccgCTGAAGGAGCCTCCCAAGTACGACGAGGCCATGCGCAGCAAGCATCACCAGGCT AGCTCCATAGCAGTGGGGAAGGGAGTGAGTGGGGGCAAAGGGAGTCCCGGGGTGGCCAGCCCAGCCTCTGGCAGCAGCCAGCAGGAACTGACCAAGTGCCAGGCCATGGATGATGTGCTGGAGATCCTCATCAGGAATGGAG ATCTGCCTCCCAGTGCGGCGGAtgaaccccttcccacccccaaagCCACAGAGGCTGGTCCTGTGGCAGGAGGGATCACAGGAAACACCAGTGTCAGTCAGCCTGCCAGCATGGCTGTGGTGTTCACGTCcagcccctcctctttctctgtcaatgtCCCCTCCTCCATGCCCTCCCAAAGCCCCTACGAGTCCATCTCTCCCATGCCGGCCATAACCATGCCCCATTCCCCAGCAGACATGCTGGAGGGAGACAGCATGTTGGTCAGCACTGTGGACCCCAAGAGTCTGGACTCCATGGCCTTGGGCAGCAGTTCTCCTCCAGGGGTCAAGGTGCAGCCGCCTGACCACCGCGGCATGAGCCTCAACAGTGAACTGTTGGACCTGCAGGAGATGTTGTCGGGCGACCTCAATGCCATGGACTGGAGCTCTGATGCTGGCTTTGTGGGCCTGGATGTGGGAGAGGCCAGCAAGCACATCGGGGTCTGCTCCACCAGCAGCATGGGTGGTGGGGACAGCGGCATGGGGTCCTCCTTAGAGAACACTCTCAGCGTCCCGTCCACGTCCAATGACCGCAACTCCCGGAGCAGCGTGAACGGGTCAGAGCCGGACTTGACATCGCTAGGCCTCCAGGAAGGGGACAGGGACACGGATATGACGGCCATGAGCATGCAGATTGATGTGTCAGACTGGCTGGACGTCATCATGCCCAGCTCCGGGCTGACCCCTCTCAGTACCAATGCtccagtctctttctctgcagACCCCGTCCTCACCCCCAAAACCCAGCAGGAAGTGTTGGACTTGTTCAACTTTGaggacagtgacagtgtcttcGCTCCCTCCTCGGAGCATGCTGGGGGGTTGTCATTTGACAGGTTGGCTGATGCTAGCACCAGCTCTAGgtag